A genomic stretch from bacterium includes:
- a CDS encoding MTH938/NDUFAF3 family protein: protein MTIEDYTFGSIVIDGVRYDSDLKIFPDRVISPWWRKEGHVLSLEDIEDALESRPDILIVGTGYAGCMRVPDGLRRQVADQGIILIVEDTVNAWKTCNKLSAIRKVVAALHLTC, encoded by the coding sequence ATGACCATTGAGGATTATACTTTTGGTTCCATCGTCATTGATGGGGTCCGTTATGATTCGGATCTCAAAATATTTCCTGACAGGGTCATTTCCCCCTGGTGGCGAAAAGAGGGGCACGTGCTCAGTCTTGAAGATATCGAGGATGCGCTGGAATCGAGGCCAGATATACTGATCGTAGGTACCGGATATGCGGGCTGCATGAGGGTTCCTGATGGACTCAGGAGGCAGGTCGCTGATCAGGGAATAATCCTGATCGTTGAAGATACTGTTAACGCCTGGAAAACCTGCAATAAGCTGTCAGCCATCAGAAAGGTAGTGGCCGCTCTCCATCTGACCTGTTAA